The Methanoplanus sp. FWC-SCC4 genome has a window encoding:
- a CDS encoding ATP-binding protein, whose protein sequence is MSSDNDAQALDVFELLLTSEILNQYENLDMDDLPAKFRDISGTTGCNTDIERPVVVSESIADRILCTGKSYELVRKNPFVTFDDFGKRLGISALDAAAGWFSKQDAMERIEKNPVLAYYFEKSGLGGISYEKSKSSIVRFRDSKEYLKARIDEIVGDDEELKIASSLIIISAPEEVEHSIDDLVCTHRQEEALRKINIALKNRDYLKERRIYELGKLLFVGPPGTGKTSLALAMSKKLKMPLLEVRLAMVTSQYLGETSKNIDRIFDLARRLSPCILFIDEFDFVAKSRISDDNGAMKRAVNMLLKNIDTISFVKNGVLLIGATNHPRLLDDAAWRRFDDVVEFPLPDYEMRREILKKITRELDCTCDYDELAEETDGFSGADLRIMIKESLISALMRDSYEMNESDIEQGMGTVKDRDTIRQSVSI, encoded by the coding sequence ATGTCTTCAGATAATGATGCACAGGCCCTTGATGTCTTCGAACTTTTACTGACATCGGAGATCCTAAATCAGTATGAAAATCTTGATATGGATGATCTTCCGGCGAAATTCAGGGATATTTCGGGGACCACAGGGTGCAATACAGATATAGAAAGGCCGGTTGTTGTAAGCGAAAGCATTGCTGACCGGATATTATGCACAGGCAAGTCCTATGAGCTTGTGCGAAAAAATCCATTTGTAACTTTTGATGATTTTGGAAAGCGTCTTGGGATATCCGCACTTGATGCGGCTGCCGGATGGTTTTCAAAACAGGATGCGATGGAAAGGATTGAAAAAAATCCCGTACTTGCATATTATTTTGAAAAGTCGGGACTTGGGGGAATATCATATGAAAAATCAAAATCCTCGATTGTAAGATTCAGGGATTCAAAGGAATACCTAAAAGCAAGAATTGATGAGATAGTGGGGGATGACGAGGAGTTAAAGATCGCAAGCAGCCTTATAATCATAAGTGCCCCTGAAGAAGTGGAACACTCAATAGACGATCTCGTATGCACCCATCGTCAGGAAGAGGCTCTCAGAAAAATAAACATTGCCCTTAAAAACAGGGATTATCTAAAGGAAAGAAGGATCTATGAGCTTGGAAAACTTCTTTTTGTAGGTCCTCCCGGAACCGGAAAAACCTCCCTTGCTCTTGCAATGTCAAAGAAGCTTAAGATGCCGCTTCTGGAAGTCAGGCTTGCAATGGTGACATCGCAGTATCTTGGTGAGACTTCAAAGAACATCGACAGAATATTCGATCTTGCAAGGAGACTCTCTCCGTGTATCCTTTTCATTGATGAGTTTGACTTCGTTGCCAAGAGCAGGATTTCAGATGACAACGGAGCCATGAAGCGTGCCGTAAACATGCTTCTCAAAAATATCGATACAATCAGTTTCGTCAAAAACGGAGTTTTGCTAATCGGTGCGACAAATCACCCAAGACTTCTCGACGATGCCGCATGGAGAAGGTTTGACGATGTTGTTGAATTCCCTCTGCCTGATTATGAGATGAGAAGGGAGATCCTCAAAAAGATCACAAGAGAGCTTGACTGCACCTGCGACTATGACGAACTTGCAGAGGAGACAGATGGCTTTTCCGGAGCTGATCTCCGCATAATGATCAAGGAATCGTTAATTTCCGCACTAATGCGTGACAGTTACGAGATGAATGAGTCTGATATAGAACAGGGTATGGGAACGGTAAAAGACCGTGACACAATCCGCCAGAGCGTTTCAATATGA
- a CDS encoding DNA-directed RNA polymerase subunit L, with protein sequence MTHIYILKKIPNVWVPMDIKIVELKDDLARIKFVGETHTYMSALSNELLNDKDVDVAQYTHEFHFVDPVLLVTTKNGKNPITAIKDAAQKLVEKTDFIIKEIEKA encoded by the coding sequence ATGACCCATATCTATATACTAAAAAAGATTCCAAACGTATGGGTACCTATGGATATCAAGATTGTTGAATTAAAGGATGATCTCGCACGTATCAAATTTGTCGGAGAGACCCATACATACATGAGTGCCCTTTCAAATGAGCTTTTAAATGACAAGGATGTGGATGTCGCACAGTATACGCACGAATTTCATTTTGTAGATCCTGTATTGCTTGTAACAACAAAGAACGGAAAAAACCCGATAACCGCAATTAAGGATGCTGCACAGAAGCTTGTGGAGAAAACAGATTTCATTATCAAAGAGATTGAAAAAGCATAA
- a CDS encoding PAS domain S-box protein — translation MKFTGLMKIRDFKGKNCGDLLNLILLGLVVFTVFISEISLYLFSDGLMLVLSHIFYFPLIFLIFQYPAKGLRISFSLAAFYIFTNLIIYVLAGSPGEMIFYSGILFVFTYVCIGTVTTVIAQGLHQKEDDLKEIQKRYLNIFENSGDGVIVHRMDGKILMCNPAARKMFEIEGSIDEELDFKDLKIEGDCKLMRKALAEVMRDGHGFYETEIKIKSGKVITAEISASMADSEKGIMHVFIRDTTGKMNALNALRESENRLKSLTNQLPEVIFEMDSNGKFTFATRYSTNMFGYSPEELEGGMLFQGILSEEERERATKNIHWFLTGHIIGAVEYNAKRKDGSVFPLMVHFGYIFNGGEISGLRGIAIDISQRKHMEKALRRNEKKYRSLFENSNDAVIIHDFNGRIIDINDSLVKILGYKKDELLNIELSAVYPGSEYNALKDALSNLKESGNYFYETKLKTRSGNEVFVEISASIVSKSKGIVQSIIRDITERKISESALIESERRFRNLTDLLPQIVFEIDNGGMITFLNKNGFDSGIISPEQFKEGFNIYSLIDEPDRSRARENFEWMISGYRSERGYEYSVIKTNGTKIPFLIYTSPIEKNGKTEGARGIAIDISSRKRMEEAFIVSEERLNLAIEGAGVCVWDWDMVNDEMFFSGNYQEMFCYSEEGCYKGSDNWKDILQVKFFRDIMDFFNDVVDVEQRVIDKESRHFESEYHILCGDGRYKWINVMGKISDTDSGGIPLRIVGIMQDINEIKQYQNSLYEANRKLNLLSSITRHDILNQVAGIKGFTDLMDKKVRDNDELTHHLKRIRQASENIKEQIEFTRDYHNVGVEVPRWQRVDNIALRIKGMARSSGVTIDVKCGPLEVYADPMLEKIFFNLFDNAVRHGEKVTMMSLDFVKSNDYGVIVVMDNGLGVPDKLKEKIFDHGFGSNTGLGLFLTKEILGITGMKIHETGVYGEGARFEIEIPYEGYRFSE, via the coding sequence TTGAAATTTACAGGCTTAATGAAAATACGGGACTTTAAAGGTAAAAATTGTGGGGATCTTCTAAATCTTATTCTTTTGGGACTTGTTGTATTTACGGTTTTTATATCCGAGATTTCCCTCTATCTCTTTAGTGACGGGTTAATGCTTGTTTTGTCCCATATATTTTATTTTCCGCTGATATTTCTTATATTTCAGTATCCTGCAAAAGGACTCCGGATTAGTTTTTCACTTGCTGCATTCTACATATTCACAAATCTCATAATCTATGTTTTGGCAGGCAGCCCTGGTGAGATGATTTTTTATTCAGGGATTCTTTTTGTATTCACCTACGTCTGTATAGGGACAGTTACAACGGTAATTGCACAGGGACTCCATCAAAAAGAGGATGATTTAAAGGAGATTCAAAAAAGGTATCTGAATATTTTTGAAAACTCCGGAGACGGGGTGATCGTTCACAGAATGGACGGTAAAATTCTCATGTGCAATCCTGCTGCCAGAAAAATGTTTGAGATTGAAGGCAGCATTGATGAAGAACTTGATTTTAAGGATCTGAAAATTGAGGGCGATTGCAAACTGATGAGAAAAGCCCTGGCTGAGGTGATGAGAGACGGACACGGCTTTTATGAAACCGAAATAAAGATTAAAAGCGGAAAGGTGATCACGGCTGAAATCAGCGCAAGCATGGCTGATTCTGAAAAAGGGATCATGCATGTCTTCATAAGGGATACAACCGGTAAAATGAATGCGCTCAATGCTCTTCGTGAAAGTGAAAACAGGCTGAAAAGTCTGACCAATCAGCTTCCCGAAGTTATATTTGAGATGGATTCTAATGGAAAATTCACTTTTGCAACACGTTATTCCACCAATATGTTTGGATATTCTCCCGAAGAGCTTGAAGGAGGGATGTTATTTCAGGGTATATTAAGTGAAGAAGAGCGTGAAAGGGCAACCAAAAACATTCACTGGTTTTTGACAGGGCATATAATAGGTGCTGTTGAATACAATGCCAAAAGAAAGGATGGTTCGGTTTTTCCACTGATGGTTCATTTTGGATATATATTCAATGGCGGTGAGATCAGTGGTCTTCGCGGGATTGCAATTGACATTAGCCAGAGAAAGCACATGGAAAAGGCTCTTAGAAGAAATGAGAAAAAATACAGGAGTCTTTTTGAAAATTCCAACGATGCCGTAATAATTCATGATTTCAATGGAAGAATTATTGATATAAATGACAGCCTGGTTAAAATTCTCGGCTATAAAAAAGATGAACTACTAAATATTGAATTATCGGCTGTATATCCCGGGTCAGAATATAATGCCCTCAAAGATGCACTCTCAAATCTAAAAGAATCAGGAAATTATTTTTATGAAACAAAGCTCAAAACCCGTTCGGGAAATGAGGTATTTGTAGAAATCAGTGCAAGCATTGTTTCCAAAAGCAAGGGAATTGTTCAGTCAATTATCAGGGATATTACAGAGAGGAAGATCTCTGAATCCGCACTTATCGAAAGTGAGAGGAGGTTTAGGAATCTTACCGATCTTCTGCCGCAGATTGTCTTTGAAATTGACAATGGAGGCATGATCACATTTTTAAATAAAAATGGTTTTGATTCGGGAATTATCTCTCCCGAACAGTTTAAAGAAGGCTTTAACATCTATTCACTCATTGACGAGCCTGACCGCTCAAGGGCAAGGGAGAATTTTGAGTGGATGATCTCAGGGTATCGCTCAGAAAGGGGATATGAATATTCCGTTATAAAAACTAACGGCACTAAAATACCCTTTTTGATCTATACAAGTCCCATTGAAAAAAACGGAAAGACTGAAGGTGCCCGGGGCATTGCGATTGACATATCATCCAGAAAAAGGATGGAAGAAGCCTTTATTGTCAGTGAGGAAAGGCTTAATCTTGCAATAGAAGGGGCAGGTGTCTGTGTCTGGGACTGGGATATGGTAAATGACGAGATGTTTTTCTCCGGCAATTACCAGGAAATGTTCTGTTACAGCGAAGAGGGTTGTTATAAGGGTTCGGACAACTGGAAGGACATACTTCAGGTGAAGTTCTTCAGGGACATCATGGATTTCTTTAACGATGTTGTTGATGTTGAACAGAGGGTTATTGATAAGGAAAGCAGGCATTTTGAATCCGAATATCACATCCTGTGCGGAGATGGCAGATATAAATGGATAAATGTGATGGGAAAAATATCCGACACAGATTCAGGAGGAATCCCATTAAGAATTGTCGGAATAATGCAGGATATAAACGAGATCAAGCAGTATCAGAACTCATTATACGAAGCAAACAGAAAGCTCAATCTTTTGTCAAGCATAACCCGCCATGATATTCTAAATCAGGTTGCGGGGATAAAGGGCTTTACAGACCTGATGGACAAAAAAGTCAGGGATAATGATGAACTGACGCATCACCTTAAAAGAATTCGTCAGGCATCTGAAAATATCAAAGAGCAGATTGAATTTACCCGTGATTATCACAATGTAGGAGTGGAAGTGCCCAGATGGCAGAGGGTTGACAATATTGCATTAAGAATTAAGGGGATGGCCAGGTCTTCCGGGGTCACAATTGATGTGAAATGCGGACCTCTGGAGGTTTATGCCGATCCTATGCTTGAGAAGATATTTTTCAATCTGTTTGACAATGCAGTAAGGCATGGTGAAAAAGTGACTATGATGTCTCTGGATTTTGTTAAATCCAATGATTATGGTGTTATTGTGGTCATGGACAATGGTCTTGGTGTTCCGGATAAGTTAAAAGAGAAGATATTTGATCATGGTTTTGGAAGCAATACGGGTCTCGGGTTATTTTTAACAAAAGAAATTCTGGGCATTACGGGGATGAAAATTCATGAGACAGGTGTTTATGGTGAAGGCGCAAGATTTGAGATAGAAATACCTTATGAGGGTTACAGATTTTCAGAATAA
- a CDS encoding MBL fold metallo-hydrolase, producing MKITLLGTGDTIGAPKIGCDCEVCSLLKAENRERLRTSMLIENEGKRILIDTSPDLRRQLLSNGSPAIDYVVWTHAHYDHIAGYNEFYRVQKFPPAYAAPEVMEDIKKFFYYLRFEKNPVPAYESFVLAGIRFTLVEVNHPPIFTCGVVMEYNGKKIGYTSDTNPLLNERTTELLSDCDLLFLDSLMPPDVHIGKHMNYAEATEFAKAVRAKEFHLVHMSHRIGDDLPHVSHDGDVFEF from the coding sequence ATGAAAATAACCCTGTTAGGCACCGGAGATACCATAGGTGCTCCAAAAATCGGCTGCGACTGTGAAGTATGCAGCCTCCTGAAAGCTGAGAATCGTGAGCGTCTGAGAACCTCGATGCTGATTGAAAATGAGGGGAAAAGAATTTTGATCGATACTTCTCCTGACCTGAGGCGTCAGCTTCTCTCAAACGGTTCTCCTGCTATTGATTATGTGGTGTGGACGCATGCACACTATGATCACATTGCAGGATACAATGAATTTTACAGGGTGCAGAAATTTCCTCCCGCTTATGCGGCGCCTGAAGTGATGGAAGACATAAAAAAATTCTTTTATTACCTTCGGTTTGAGAAAAATCCTGTTCCTGCTTATGAGTCCTTTGTCCTGGCAGGAATCAGGTTCACACTGGTTGAGGTTAACCATCCGCCCATATTCACCTGCGGTGTTGTAATGGAATACAACGGCAAAAAAATCGGATATACGTCTGATACGAACCCTCTGTTAAATGAGAGGACGACAGAACTTTTATCTGACTGTGATCTTCTTTTCCTGGATTCACTAATGCCCCCTGATGTCCATATAGGGAAACACATGAACTACGCAGAGGCAACAGAGTTTGCAAAAGCTGTCCGTGCAAAAGAATTTCATCTGGTTCACATGAGTCACAGAATCGGGGATGATCTGCCTCATGTATCGCATGACGGCGATGTATTTGAATTTTAA
- a CDS encoding flavodoxin family protein codes for MSVCIIYHSESGNTKEIAQKLSKITGADLIEVKPSKKYSKISLYTLGIKRAISGDLDPINHDKLDVSDYDTIVIGTPVWAGRQTPAINSAINALTGHKDKDAIVYATYKKDKAETFDILTTKLTENGMNVKSSFGFSESEINDNEKISGLAQLI; via the coding sequence ATGTCTGTTTGTATTATTTACCATTCAGAATCAGGAAACACAAAAGAGATTGCCCAAAAACTTTCAAAGATTACCGGGGCAGATTTAATCGAAGTAAAACCTTCAAAAAAATACTCTAAAATATCCCTTTATACCCTTGGAATAAAAAGAGCAATTTCAGGCGATTTGGATCCGATTAACCACGATAAACTTGATGTTTCAGATTATGACACAATAGTAATCGGAACGCCGGTATGGGCGGGAAGGCAGACCCCTGCAATTAACAGTGCAATAAATGCGCTTACAGGGCATAAAGACAAAGATGCAATTGTATATGCCACCTACAAAAAAGATAAGGCGGAAACATTTGACATTCTGACAACTAAACTGACTGAAAACGGGATGAATGTAAAATCTTCATTTGGATTTTCTGAATCAGAAATAAATGACAACGAAAAAATATCCGGACTCGCACAGCTGATCTAA
- a CDS encoding translation initiation factor IF-2 subunit beta has translation MTDPYESLLKQAYSNITEKSGDLGRFTVPAARVYIEGKTTVFENFAEIASTLRREQDHFMKYLLSEIGTAGKIDGNRAVFNGKFDKSQLEKIIDKYTQDYVICSECGKPDTRLVKDGRITLLRCDACGGHRPVKKRKTHNEGGLNQVEEGKEMTVQIEYLSKRGDGVAKVGKYTLYIKGAKPGQNVRVKITRVAGSIAFTEKI, from the coding sequence ATGACCGACCCATACGAATCTCTTTTGAAGCAGGCATATTCCAATATTACTGAAAAATCGGGTGATTTAGGCAGATTTACAGTTCCGGCAGCCAGGGTGTATATTGAGGGAAAGACAACAGTCTTTGAAAATTTTGCAGAAATTGCATCAACACTGCGCCGTGAACAGGATCATTTCATGAAATATCTGTTGAGTGAAATAGGCACGGCAGGTAAAATTGACGGCAACAGGGCAGTATTCAATGGTAAATTTGACAAAAGCCAGCTGGAAAAAATCATCGATAAATACACGCAGGATTATGTCATCTGTTCAGAGTGTGGAAAGCCCGATACACGCCTTGTAAAAGACGGACGTATTACACTTCTCCGCTGCGATGCCTGCGGTGGACACAGACCTGTAAAGAAGAGAAAGACACACAATGAAGGCGGACTAAACCAGGTCGAAGAAGGAAAGGAAATGACTGTCCAGATCGAATATCTTTCCAAAAGAGGCGATGGTGTTGCAAAGGTTGGCAAATATACACTTTATATCAAGGGAGCAAAACCAGGCCAGAATGTGAGAGTTAAAATCACAAGAGTTGCAGGTTCAATTGCATTCACTGAAAAGATCTGA
- a CDS encoding response regulator gives MFLDLSGIKILIVEDDEIVSDLIQWRLKEMGYGNYEVAMTGEDGVLAVGKYLPDLVLMDITLPGEIDGIEAVHQIKKVYPDIPVIYLSSHMEDEIISRAIETKPSGYITKPFEDFELKMAIKIALNK, from the coding sequence ATGTTTTTGGATTTGTCCGGTATTAAAATACTTATTGTAGAGGATGATGAGATTGTATCCGATCTTATCCAGTGGCGGTTAAAAGAAATGGGTTATGGAAACTATGAGGTTGCAATGACAGGAGAAGATGGTGTTCTGGCTGTCGGAAAATATCTTCCTGACCTTGTTTTAATGGATATCACTCTCCCGGGTGAGATTGACGGGATAGAGGCCGTGCATCAAATTAAAAAGGTGTACCCTGATATTCCTGTAATCTATCTGAGTTCACATATGGAAGATGAAATAATCTCCCGTGCGATTGAAACAAAGCCCTCGGGGTATATTACAAAACCTTTTGAGGATTTTGAACTAAAAATGGCAATAAAGATTGCTCTTAATAAATAA
- the map gene encoding type II methionyl aminopeptidase, translated as MMDEEIVELYKQAGDIAKKCLANAAARVKPDASILDLVEVSEAEIIDMGGEIAFPLNISLNNNAAHDTASAGDTRCFSKGDVVKVDMGVHIDGYVADTAMTVDLGKNDLLVEASRSALNTAISMVKPGVTTGEIGAAVQKEIERRGYRPVSNLTGHGLGKYLLHGIPTIPNVGMSGGTVIEEGMSFAIEPFATTGSGQVTDGPRAEIFSQISNRNVRLPSAKKLLSEIKTRQSLPFARRWYSGKSEIALAQLYKQGIIRGYPVLHDIPGSLVSQAEHTVIVTEDGCIITTA; from the coding sequence ATGATGGACGAAGAAATAGTGGAATTATACAAACAGGCAGGAGATATTGCGAAAAAATGCCTTGCAAATGCAGCGGCAAGAGTAAAACCGGATGCATCGATACTTGATTTAGTCGAGGTCTCGGAAGCTGAAATAATTGATATGGGTGGTGAAATAGCATTCCCCCTGAATATCTCGCTTAACAACAACGCTGCCCACGACACTGCATCGGCAGGCGACACACGCTGCTTTTCAAAAGGTGATGTTGTAAAAGTCGATATGGGTGTTCATATCGACGGATATGTCGCAGACACTGCAATGACAGTTGACCTTGGAAAGAATGATCTGCTGGTGGAAGCCTCAAGAAGCGCCTTAAATACTGCAATCTCAATGGTAAAACCCGGTGTAACCACAGGGGAGATCGGGGCTGCCGTTCAAAAGGAGATTGAAAGAAGAGGTTACCGTCCTGTCTCAAACCTTACCGGCCATGGTCTTGGAAAATACCTCCTGCATGGAATCCCGACAATCCCGAATGTCGGAATGAGTGGCGGGACTGTCATTGAGGAGGGAATGTCATTTGCAATAGAACCTTTTGCAACCACCGGAAGCGGCCAGGTGACAGACGGGCCGAGAGCCGAAATTTTCAGTCAGATTTCCAATCGCAACGTCAGACTCCCGTCTGCAAAGAAGCTGCTTTCTGAAATAAAAACAAGACAGAGTCTTCCCTTTGCACGCAGATGGTACAGCGGAAAAAGTGAAATTGCACTTGCACAGCTTTACAAACAGGGGATTATCAGAGGTTATCCCGTGCTCCATGACATCCCGGGTTCCCTTGTGTCCCAGGCGGAACACACCGTCATTGTGACAGAAGACGGATGTATTATTACTACTGCCTGA
- the purL gene encoding phosphoribosylformylglycinamidine synthase subunit PurL, with the protein MLPSRDIEYIEKEIGRSLSDLEMACFENLWSEHCSYRSTKPLLRTLPTSGENVLLGPGDDAAIVRFSDEIAIAIGMESHNHPSYVDPYDGAATGVGGIVRDIISMGARPIALMDPLYFGDLSGEKNRYLFEHVVSGIGDYGNCIGVPVVRGELTFDENYSGNPLVNVVCVGVVDPETYLTARVKKPKSRLILYGSSTGRDGLGGASFASRDLSEDSESEDRPAVQVGDPYTEKLLIEATLEMAETGKVLSCRDLGAAGLAGASSEMSSTYGARIAADKVHLRESNMNEVEILLAESQERMLMEVLSEDVEELTRIIEKYDLKWSDIGEVTEEKRYVVTFHGQVVCDLPIDLLVEGAPEEAWEGTPYSVETPFIKPSENIKTLAEKVLSHPDIADKSWVKRQYDHDVQLRTVSTQGGCGVLRLGDSALYLSCGCSPRQIRLKPYEGTANVVYENAANLAAMGAEPLCIVNCLNFASPVHKEIFWQISESVRGMGDMCRKLNIPVVGGNVSLYNESDEFGTQILPTPSIGMAGKGDVRAFNAAKPGMILAVIGGSAKPEFGGSMLDLLTGCGGSAPLVPDVCVLDVMRNLVRNGNVWSATDISHGGLVAALAGLTESCEVTIKGDALTELFSESYGRFLVAVSDEKSLAGVSYTVIGKCGGDGILIHTESGDLAITGTELKELLSSTTKLMRY; encoded by the coding sequence ATGCTACCTTCCCGTGATATTGAGTATATAGAAAAGGAAATCGGGAGATCTCTCTCTGATCTTGAAATGGCATGTTTTGAGAACCTCTGGAGTGAGCACTGCTCCTATCGTTCAACAAAGCCCCTTCTGCGCACCCTGCCGACAAGCGGGGAAAATGTGCTTTTGGGACCGGGCGACGATGCCGCGATTGTGCGTTTTTCTGACGAGATTGCAATAGCAATCGGAATGGAATCACATAACCATCCAAGCTATGTCGATCCTTATGACGGTGCCGCAACAGGTGTCGGAGGAATTGTCCGCGACATTATATCTATGGGCGCAAGACCGATTGCACTTATGGACCCCCTTTATTTTGGGGATTTGTCAGGTGAGAAGAACAGGTACCTCTTCGAACACGTTGTATCCGGTATCGGAGATTACGGCAACTGCATCGGTGTTCCTGTTGTAAGGGGTGAACTGACGTTTGATGAGAATTACAGCGGAAATCCTCTTGTAAATGTTGTCTGCGTTGGTGTGGTCGATCCTGAAACATATCTGACAGCACGCGTAAAAAAGCCAAAAAGCCGCCTGATTTTATACGGTTCCTCAACCGGAAGGGACGGTCTTGGCGGCGCATCCTTTGCTTCACGCGATTTGTCAGAGGACTCCGAGTCAGAGGACAGACCTGCTGTGCAGGTGGGAGATCCATACACAGAGAAACTCTTAATTGAAGCAACACTTGAGATGGCAGAAACCGGAAAGGTTCTCTCATGCAGGGATCTTGGAGCGGCAGGTCTTGCAGGTGCATCATCAGAGATGTCAAGCACTTATGGTGCAAGAATCGCTGCCGACAAGGTACATCTTCGTGAAAGCAACATGAACGAAGTTGAGATTCTTCTTGCCGAATCGCAGGAAAGAATGTTAATGGAAGTCCTTTCAGAAGATGTCGAAGAGCTCACAAGGATTATTGAAAAATATGATCTGAAATGGAGCGATATCGGAGAGGTAACCGAAGAAAAGCGGTATGTCGTAACTTTCCATGGTCAGGTTGTCTGTGATCTCCCAATTGATCTTTTAGTTGAGGGTGCTCCGGAAGAAGCCTGGGAGGGCACTCCCTATTCCGTTGAAACACCTTTCATAAAACCATCAGAGAACATCAAAACGCTGGCTGAAAAGGTTCTCTCCCATCCTGACATTGCAGACAAGTCATGGGTCAAAAGGCAGTATGATCATGATGTCCAGCTAAGAACAGTCTCAACACAAGGCGGATGCGGTGTTTTGCGTCTTGGTGATTCGGCCCTCTATCTCTCATGCGGGTGCAGTCCGAGACAGATCAGACTAAAGCCGTATGAAGGTACTGCAAACGTGGTTTATGAGAATGCGGCAAACCTTGCGGCAATGGGTGCCGAACCTCTCTGTATTGTAAACTGTCTGAATTTTGCAAGTCCTGTTCACAAAGAGATTTTCTGGCAGATCAGTGAATCGGTAAGGGGTATGGGAGATATGTGCAGGAAGCTCAACATCCCTGTAGTCGGAGGAAATGTATCCCTGTACAATGAATCTGATGAATTCGGAACACAGATTCTCCCGACTCCGTCGATTGGAATGGCGGGTAAAGGAGATGTAAGGGCCTTCAATGCTGCAAAGCCCGGAATGATTCTTGCAGTCATCGGCGGCAGTGCAAAGCCTGAGTTTGGAGGATCAATGCTTGATCTTCTGACCGGATGCGGCGGCTCTGCACCTTTAGTTCCTGATGTTTGTGTCCTTGACGTGATGAGGAATCTTGTTAGAAACGGAAATGTCTGGTCTGCAACTGATATCTCACATGGAGGACTTGTTGCAGCACTTGCCGGTCTCACTGAATCATGTGAGGTAACAATAAAGGGAGATGCCCTGACTGAGCTTTTCTCTGAGTCTTACGGCAGATTCCTTGTTGCCGTCAGTGATGAGAAATCACTTGCCGGAGTTTCTTACACTGTTATTGGAAAGTGCGGAGGCGACGGTATTTTAATTCATACCGAATCAGGTGACCTGGCAATTACAGGTACAGAATTAAAAGAGCTGTTGTCTTCAACAACAAAACTGATGAGATACTAA